One genomic window of Polaromonas sp. SP1 includes the following:
- a CDS encoding dynamin family protein, with amino-acid sequence MSFNEQFDQHGAWRREFALRLKLLAEWMKDHDLLDAAVEERLQRLESQVRSDKVMVAFVAEFSRGKSELINAIFFAGYGRRIMPASAGRTTMCPTELGYDADVPPCLRLLPIETRLQKQALMEWRAVPEKWTRLDLDVNDPAQLAQALEKVAEVRHVTKDEARALGFWHDNSPEDNPLTGTDGLVEVPKWRHALINIAHPLLKQGLVILDTPGLNAIGAEPELTVSLIPQAHAVVFILAADTGVTKSDLSIWREHLITDGDGTDARLVVLNKIDTLWDALSTPEQVKAQIDRQRATSAEILGLPESQVIPVSAQKGLVAKVTRDKALLEASHLPALELALGQGVMGQRQKILRTAVGGGIGELRTEAGRAMHIRRRDLAEQMIELRGLRGKNISVIKHMRSRIEQEQSEFDTSGAKIQAVRSVHLKLLREVFNLLSTPTLKAELAELTHALKQPGIKLGVKKAYGQTFSRLREGLQKSQILSGEIQSMLTASFRQLNAEFSFSLQAPKEPELIRYEHDLEQIERSHLQYLGVGNVLKLSQPEFSERLVRALATRLRVVYESALGEVELWNKSAASQLDAQLRERRRNFGRRLEAIERIQQAASGLDERIAEIDDQEKILNELDTKLTELTSHLISGTSSAAKTPGAPAAPETAAIPEAA; translated from the coding sequence ATGTCTTTTAACGAACAATTTGACCAGCATGGCGCATGGCGGCGCGAATTTGCACTGCGTCTGAAGCTGCTTGCAGAGTGGATGAAAGACCATGACCTGCTGGATGCGGCGGTCGAGGAGCGCCTGCAGCGGCTTGAGTCACAGGTGCGTTCCGACAAGGTCATGGTGGCTTTCGTGGCGGAGTTCTCGCGCGGCAAGTCCGAACTGATCAACGCGATCTTTTTTGCCGGCTATGGCCGCCGCATCATGCCGGCCAGCGCCGGCCGCACGACGATGTGCCCGACCGAGCTGGGTTACGACGCGGACGTGCCGCCCTGCCTGCGCCTGTTGCCGATTGAGACGCGCTTGCAGAAACAGGCGCTGATGGAATGGCGCGCGGTGCCCGAGAAATGGACGCGGCTGGACCTGGACGTCAACGACCCGGCGCAATTGGCGCAGGCGCTTGAAAAGGTCGCAGAAGTGCGGCACGTCACCAAGGACGAGGCCCGCGCACTGGGCTTCTGGCACGACAACAGCCCGGAGGACAACCCGCTGACCGGCACCGACGGCCTTGTTGAGGTTCCCAAATGGCGCCATGCGCTCATCAACATTGCCCATCCGCTGCTCAAGCAGGGCCTGGTCATCCTGGATACACCCGGCCTGAACGCCATCGGCGCTGAGCCTGAACTGACCGTGAGCCTGATCCCGCAGGCGCATGCGGTGGTCTTCATCCTGGCGGCCGATACAGGCGTCACCAAATCCGACCTGTCGATCTGGCGTGAGCACCTGATCACCGACGGCGACGGCACGGACGCACGCCTGGTGGTCCTGAACAAGATCGACACCTTGTGGGATGCCCTGAGCACGCCCGAACAGGTGAAGGCGCAAATTGACAGGCAACGCGCAACGTCGGCCGAAATTCTCGGCCTGCCTGAGAGCCAGGTCATCCCGGTTTCGGCCCAAAAGGGGCTGGTGGCCAAGGTCACGCGCGACAAGGCATTGCTGGAAGCCAGCCACCTGCCCGCGCTTGAACTCGCGTTGGGCCAGGGCGTCATGGGCCAGCGCCAGAAAATCCTGCGCACGGCAGTCGGCGGCGGCATTGGCGAGCTCCGCACGGAAGCCGGGCGTGCCATGCACATCCGCCGGCGCGACCTGGCCGAGCAGATGATCGAGTTGCGCGGCTTGCGCGGCAAAAATATTTCGGTGATCAAGCACATGCGAAGCCGCATCGAGCAGGAGCAGTCCGAATTCGATACCAGCGGCGCCAAGATCCAGGCGGTGCGCTCGGTGCATCTCAAATTGCTTCGGGAAGTGTTCAACCTCCTCAGCACACCGACCCTGAAGGCGGAGCTGGCCGAGCTGACGCACGCGCTGAAGCAGCCGGGCATCAAGCTGGGCGTCAAAAAGGCCTATGGCCAGACTTTCTCGCGACTGCGCGAAGGCCTGCAGAAATCGCAGATCCTCAGCGGCGAGATCCAGTCCATGCTGACGGCGTCCTTCCGCCAGCTCAATGCCGAGTTCAGTTTTTCGCTGCAGGCGCCCAAAGAGCCCGAGCTGATCCGTTATGAGCACGACCTCGAGCAGATCGAGCGCAGCCATTTGCAGTACCTCGGGGTCGGCAATGTGCTGAAGCTGTCACAGCCTGAGTTCTCCGAGCGGCTGGTGCGCGCCCTGGCCACGCGCTTGCGGGTGGTCTATGAGTCCGCGCTTGGCGAGGTCGAGCTCTGGAACAAGTCGGCCGCATCGCAACTGGATGCGCAGCTGCGCGAGCGGCGGCGCAATTTCGGCCGCAGACTGGAAGCCATCGAGCGCATACAGCAGGCAGCTTCGGGGCTGGATGAACGGATCGCCGAAATCGACGACCAGGAAAAAATCCTCAACGAGCTGGACACCAAGCTCACCGAGCTGACTTCGCACCTGATCAGCGGCACGTCATCGGCTGCGAAAACACCGGGCGCCCCTGCCGCACCGGAAACCGCGGCTATTCCTGAAGCCGCCTGA
- the mutM gene encoding bifunctional DNA-formamidopyrimidine glycosylase/DNA-(apurinic or apyrimidinic site) lyase, whose protein sequence is MPELPEVEVTRLSFADRIAGAHIESVQVGKPLRWPLGCKPALLAGQQVLAVRRRGKYLLVDLSEGLLLIHLGMSGSVSFGTGFPLPGKHDHFEMVTTQGTLRLNDPRRFGAVVYARGEHTPAAQKLLGRLGVEPLSDEFEAAAFHRALKLRNTAIKQVLLGGEAVVGVGNIYASEALFLAGIRPTTRASRISKPRAALLHGAIRQVLAQAVTKGGSTLRDFSNAQGESGYFQLEAMVYDRAGQPCRVCATPVKSIRQGQRSTFYCVNCQKP, encoded by the coding sequence ATGCCCGAACTGCCAGAAGTTGAAGTCACCCGCCTGAGTTTTGCGGACCGCATTGCAGGCGCCCATATCGAAAGCGTCCAGGTGGGGAAACCGCTGCGCTGGCCGCTGGGTTGCAAGCCCGCGCTGCTGGCCGGCCAGCAGGTGCTGGCGGTGCGCCGGCGCGGCAAATACCTGTTGGTCGACCTGAGCGAGGGCCTGCTGCTGATCCATCTGGGAATGTCCGGCAGCGTGAGTTTTGGCACCGGCTTTCCCCTGCCGGGCAAGCACGATCACTTTGAGATGGTCACCACCCAGGGGACGTTGCGGCTGAACGATCCCCGCCGCTTCGGCGCGGTGGTCTATGCCCGCGGAGAACACACCCCCGCAGCCCAGAAGCTGTTGGGCCGGCTGGGTGTGGAGCCGCTGAGCGACGAATTCGAGGCCGCGGCGTTTCACCGGGCGCTGAAGCTGCGCAACACGGCGATCAAGCAGGTGTTGCTGGGCGGGGAGGCCGTGGTGGGCGTCGGCAACATTTATGCCTCCGAAGCGCTCTTCCTGGCGGGCATTCGGCCGACCACCCGGGCCAGCCGCATCAGCAAGCCGCGGGCAGCGCTACTGCACGGAGCCATCCGGCAGGTGCTGGCACAGGCTGTTACAAAAGGCGGGAGCACCTTGAGGGATTTTTCGAATGCCCAGGGTGAATCGGGCTACTTCCAGCTCGAAGCCATGGTGTACGACCGTGCCGGGCAGCCTTGCAGGGTCTGCGCCACCCCCGTCAAAAGCATCCGCCAGGGGCAGCGTTCGACGTTTTATTGTGTGAATTGCCAGAAGCCGTGA
- a CDS encoding tetratricopeptide repeat protein: MKKKLGLAISGLWLAAPFVLAQTAEPPEPLLAAPSTLAEAKAAQETTPSSLLDSALFYQLLVGEMTLQDGEPAAGFALMLDAARKTSDPQLYQRATDIALQSRSGDAALQAARAWKQDQPASREANRYVLQILLALNRIADTAEPLQTEMRLASEIERPAALAAVPRAYARVTDKKLASTVVEQALADYLANAGTAGPAWTAVGRMRLAAGDAGGALAAAKRAQAAAPQSEGPALVALELMDPKQPEAESLVRNYFEGNPKAMPEIRMGYARALLDAQRYAEASAQLQVVTRDKPDLAEGWLVLGSLQLQDNQLAPAQASLERYVALAQQQSPDGERNRGLAQAYLALSQLAEKRKDYAAAEGWLAKIENPADLAMAQTRRASILASQGKLEEGRQLLRKLPERNPADARLKLNAEVSLLREFKQYKPAYDLLAQALAKTPDEPDLLYDQAMMAEKLGDLDGMERLLRRVIQVKPDQHHAYNALGYSFADRNVRLPEARQLIQKALEFAPSDPFIRDSLGWVEFRMGNNAEAVQIFEAAYKAKPDAEIAAHFGEVLWAMGQRDRAIAIWKEGRLLNPENETLLETLKRLRVKL; this comes from the coding sequence ATGAAGAAAAAACTTGGCCTTGCCATCAGCGGCCTGTGGCTCGCAGCACCTTTTGTCCTGGCACAGACAGCCGAGCCCCCCGAGCCCCTGCTGGCGGCGCCTTCGACGCTGGCCGAGGCCAAGGCTGCGCAGGAGACAACGCCCTCCTCGCTCCTGGACAGCGCCCTTTTCTACCAGCTGCTGGTGGGCGAGATGACCCTGCAGGACGGCGAGCCCGCCGCCGGCTTTGCGCTCATGCTGGATGCGGCCCGCAAAACCAGCGACCCCCAGCTTTACCAGCGCGCCACGGACATCGCACTGCAGTCGCGCTCGGGCGACGCCGCACTGCAGGCCGCCCGTGCCTGGAAGCAGGACCAGCCCGCCTCGCGCGAAGCCAACCGCTATGTCCTGCAGATCCTGCTGGCGCTCAACCGCATCGCCGACACGGCCGAACCGCTGCAAACCGAAATGCGGCTGGCTTCCGAAATCGAGCGCCCGGCGGCGCTCGCCGCGGTGCCGCGCGCCTATGCCCGCGTCACGGACAAAAAGCTCGCCAGCACCGTCGTTGAGCAAGCCCTGGCCGATTACCTGGCCAACGCCGGAACCGCCGGCCCCGCCTGGACGGCGGTGGGACGCATGCGCCTCGCTGCGGGCGACGCCGGCGGTGCATTGGCTGCGGCAAAGCGCGCCCAGGCGGCCGCCCCCCAGTCGGAAGGCCCGGCGCTGGTCGCCCTGGAATTGATGGATCCGAAGCAGCCTGAAGCTGAAAGCCTGGTCCGCAACTACTTCGAAGGCAATCCCAAGGCCATGCCTGAAATCAGGATGGGCTATGCCAGGGCCCTGCTCGACGCGCAGCGCTACGCCGAGGCCAGCGCCCAGTTGCAGGTCGTGACGCGCGACAAACCCGATCTTGCGGAAGGATGGCTGGTGCTGGGCTCCCTGCAGCTGCAGGACAACCAGCTCGCCCCGGCCCAGGCCTCGCTGGAGCGTTATGTCGCCCTGGCGCAGCAACAATCGCCCGACGGCGAACGCAACCGGGGCCTGGCACAGGCCTACCTTGCCCTCTCGCAACTGGCGGAAAAGCGCAAGGACTACGCGGCGGCCGAAGGGTGGCTCGCCAAAATAGAAAACCCCGCCGACCTGGCGATGGCGCAAACCCGGCGCGCCTCCATCCTGGCCAGCCAGGGCAAGCTGGAAGAAGGCCGCCAGCTGCTGCGCAAGCTGCCCGAGCGCAATCCGGCAGACGCCCGCCTGAAGTTGAACGCGGAAGTGAGCCTGCTTCGCGAGTTCAAGCAGTACAAGCCGGCCTATGACCTCCTCGCGCAGGCGCTGGCCAAAACGCCGGATGAGCCCGACCTGCTGTACGACCAGGCCATGATGGCCGAAAAACTCGGTGACCTGGACGGCATGGAACGCCTGCTGCGCCGGGTCATCCAGGTCAAGCCCGACCAGCACCATGCCTACAACGCCCTCGGATATTCGTTTGCAGACCGCAATGTGCGGCTGCCGGAAGCACGCCAGCTGATCCAGAAAGCGCTGGAATTCGCGCCGTCCGATCCCTTCATCCGCGACAGCCTGGGCTGGGTGGAATTTCGCATGGGCAATAACGCCGAGGCCGTGCAGATTTTTGAGGCCGCCTACAAGGCCAAGCCCGATGCGGAGATCGCCGCGCATTTCGGCGAAGTGCTCTGGGCCATGGGCCAGCGCGACCGCGCCATCGCCATCTGGAAGGAAGGCCGGCTGCTCAACCCGGAAAACGAAACCCTGCTCGAAACGCTCAAGCGCCTGCGCGTGAAGCTGTAA
- a CDS encoding outer membrane lipoprotein LolB yields MNSEFWSGRISLQVQSEPAQSFSASFELKGRPERGELSLISPLGSVLGVLRWSPGEAVLDSGNGKIQRFASVDELMAQATGAAVPLAALFAWLQGEPASASGWSADLSRHQEGRISAKRTDPAPQADLRVVLDQ; encoded by the coding sequence TTGAATAGTGAATTTTGGTCCGGCCGCATCAGTTTGCAGGTGCAAAGTGAGCCCGCACAATCTTTTTCCGCCAGCTTCGAGCTCAAGGGCCGGCCCGAGCGGGGTGAACTCTCGCTGATCAGCCCCCTGGGCAGCGTCCTCGGCGTGCTGCGCTGGTCGCCTGGCGAGGCCGTGCTGGACTCAGGCAACGGCAAGATCCAGCGCTTTGCGTCCGTCGACGAATTGATGGCGCAGGCCACCGGCGCGGCCGTTCCGCTGGCTGCGCTCTTCGCATGGCTTCAGGGCGAGCCCGCCAGCGCCAGCGGCTGGTCTGCCGACCTTTCCCGCCACCAGGAAGGCCGTATTTCCGCCAAAAGAACCGATCCCGCGCCGCAAGCCGACCTGCGCGTTGTGCTTGACCAGTAA
- the ispE gene encoding 4-(cytidine 5'-diphospho)-2-C-methyl-D-erythritol kinase: MTSPLPPSPVSPPARPLKALYDVAAPAKLNLFLHITGRRADGYHLLQSVFMLIDWCDTLHFELRTDGQISREDLGGSAGVGDVTSDLPAEDLAVRAARALQAACGTALGVHIGLHKRIPSQAGMGGGSSDAASCLLALQRLWGVSLPAPRLHAIALKLGADVPFFLSGGNAWVEGIGEKITPLALPPARFVVVKPPAGLPTQGIFSAPGLKRDTETATIQGFAANAEGQMKSVDFGFGRNDLQPVAQEMCPQIGQSLDWLERKGLQGRMTGSGSAVFAQLLHEADLPDLSGLPDGWKIRKCSNLAVHPLAGW; encoded by the coding sequence ATGACCTCACCCCTGCCGCCCTCGCCTGTTTCACCGCCCGCCCGGCCGCTCAAGGCCCTTTACGACGTTGCCGCGCCGGCCAAGCTCAACCTCTTCCTGCACATCACCGGCCGGCGGGCCGACGGCTACCACCTGCTGCAATCGGTGTTCATGCTGATCGACTGGTGCGACACCCTTCACTTTGAATTGCGCACAGACGGCCAGATCAGCCGCGAAGACCTGGGCGGCTCCGCCGGAGTTGGCGACGTGACATCGGACCTTCCCGCCGAAGACCTGGCCGTGCGGGCCGCCAGGGCGTTGCAGGCGGCCTGCGGCACGGCGCTGGGCGTTCACATCGGCCTGCACAAGCGGATTCCCTCACAAGCCGGCATGGGCGGCGGCTCCTCGGATGCGGCCAGCTGCCTGCTGGCGCTGCAGCGGCTGTGGGGCGTCAGCCTGCCGGCGCCGCGGTTGCACGCCATCGCCCTCAAGCTGGGCGCGGATGTGCCCTTTTTCCTCTCGGGCGGCAACGCCTGGGTCGAGGGCATCGGCGAAAAAATCACGCCGCTGGCCCTGCCGCCGGCCCGCTTTGTCGTGGTCAAACCACCCGCCGGGCTCCCCACGCAAGGTATTTTCAGCGCGCCGGGGCTCAAACGCGACACAGAAACTGCTACAATCCAAGGCTTTGCTGCAAATGCTGAAGGCCAAATGAAATCAGTCGATTTCGGTTTTGGCCGCAACGACTTGCAGCCGGTAGCGCAGGAGATGTGCCCGCAGATTGGCCAGTCGCTCGACTGGCTTGAACGCAAGGGACTTCAAGGGCGCATGACCGGCTCCGGAAGTGCTGTATTTGCGCAACTGCTGCACGAGGCAGATTTGCCCGACTTATCAGGTTTGCCTGATGGCTGGAAAATCCGCAAATGCAGTAATTTGGCGGTGCATCCACTGGCCGGTTGGTAA
- a CDS encoding ribose-phosphate pyrophosphokinase: protein MQTHHPDFMVFTGNANPSMASDIAQHLGISLGAAHVGRFSDGEVTVEIQQNVRARDVFVVQSTCAPTNDNLMELLIMVDALKRASAERIAAVIPYFGYARQDRRPRSARVPITAKVVANMLQAVGVSRVLTMDLHADQIQGFFDIPVDNIYASPVLLGDLRQKNYTDLMVVSPDVGGVVRARALAKQLGCDMAIIDKRRPKANVSEVMHVIGDIEGRNCVIMDDMIDTAGTLVKAAEVLKERGAKKVYAYCTHPIFSGPAIDRIAQGDALDEVVITNTIPLSPHAASCKKIRQLSVAPLIAETIQRIAKGESVMSLFSDQDNLF, encoded by the coding sequence ATGCAAACGCACCACCCCGATTTCATGGTTTTCACCGGCAATGCCAATCCGAGCATGGCCTCCGACATCGCCCAGCACCTGGGCATTTCACTGGGTGCAGCCCATGTCGGCCGGTTTTCGGATGGTGAAGTCACCGTCGAGATCCAGCAAAACGTACGGGCCCGTGATGTGTTTGTGGTGCAGTCGACCTGCGCGCCGACCAACGACAACCTGATGGAACTGCTCATCATGGTCGACGCGCTCAAACGTGCTTCGGCCGAGCGCATCGCCGCGGTGATCCCGTATTTCGGCTATGCGCGGCAAGACCGCCGCCCGCGTTCGGCGCGGGTGCCGATCACGGCCAAGGTGGTGGCCAACATGCTGCAGGCCGTGGGCGTGTCGCGCGTATTGACGATGGACCTGCATGCCGACCAGATCCAGGGCTTTTTTGATATTCCGGTCGACAACATTTATGCGTCGCCGGTTTTGCTGGGCGACCTGCGCCAGAAGAATTACACCGACCTGATGGTCGTGTCGCCCGATGTGGGCGGCGTGGTGCGCGCCCGGGCGCTGGCCAAGCAGTTGGGCTGCGACATGGCCATCATCGACAAGCGCCGCCCCAAGGCGAACGTCTCCGAAGTGATGCACGTGATCGGCGACATCGAAGGCCGCAACTGCGTGATCATGGACGACATGATCGATACGGCCGGCACGCTGGTCAAGGCGGCCGAGGTGCTCAAGGAGCGCGGCGCCAAGAAAGTTTATGCGTATTGCACGCACCCGATTTTTTCGGGCCCGGCCATCGACCGCATCGCCCAGGGCGACGCACTCGATGAGGTGGTGATCACCAACACCATCCCGCTGAGCCCCCATGCAGCAAGCTGCAAGAAGATTCGCCAGCTCTCCGTGGCGCCGCTGATCGCTGAAACCATCCAGCGCATCGCCAAGGGAGAGTCGGTCATGAGTTTGTTTTCGGACCAGGACAACCTGTTCTGA
- a CDS encoding 50S ribosomal protein L25/general stress protein Ctc codes for MKFVAFERAKQGTGASRRLRITGRTPGIVYGGTGEPTLIEIDHNALFHAIKKEAFHASILEMELAGKAHKVLLRDLQMHPYKQQILHIDFQRVEAKTKMTVKVPVHYSGEEESPAVKTENCLVNHVITELTVSCFPADIPEFIAVDLKGLKKGSPLHIKDITLPKGVKFVAKGQDNPVLVSVSAVSEEAEADAAAAAAAAAPVDPKAAKAAAAKEAKAGAKADAAKPAAKK; via the coding sequence ATGAAATTCGTCGCTTTTGAGCGCGCAAAGCAGGGCACGGGTGCGAGCCGCCGTCTCCGCATCACCGGCCGCACGCCCGGTATTGTTTACGGTGGCACCGGTGAACCCACGCTGATCGAAATCGATCACAACGCGTTGTTCCACGCCATCAAGAAAGAAGCATTCCATGCTTCCATCCTCGAGATGGAACTGGCCGGCAAGGCACACAAGGTCCTGCTGCGCGACCTGCAAATGCACCCGTACAAGCAGCAGATCCTGCACATCGACTTCCAGCGCGTGGAAGCCAAGACCAAGATGACCGTGAAAGTGCCCGTGCACTACAGCGGTGAAGAAGAGTCCCCGGCCGTCAAGACCGAGAACTGCCTGGTCAACCACGTGATCACCGAATTGACCGTGTCCTGCTTCCCAGCGGACATCCCCGAATTCATCGCCGTCGACCTGAAGGGCCTGAAGAAGGGTTCGCCACTGCACATCAAGGACATCACCCTGCCAAAGGGCGTGAAGTTCGTGGCCAAGGGCCAGGACAACCCGGTGCTGGTGTCGGTGTCTGCCGTTTCCGAAGAAGCCGAGGCCGATGCCGCAGCAGCCGCTGCAGCAGCCGCACCGGTGGATCCGAAAGCCGCTAAAGCCGCTGCCGCCAAGGAAGCCAAAGCCGGCGCCAAGGCCGACGCTGCCAAGCCTGCCGCCAAGAAGTAA
- the pth gene encoding aminoacyl-tRNA hydrolase, with protein MIKLFVGLGNPGPEYEATRHNAGFWFIDALSQELKAPLSLDKSYHGQVARITINGQNVWLLKPLTFMNVSGKSVAALARFFKVAPEEVLVAHDEMDIVPGQVKLKFSGSHAGHNGLRDIHAQLGTADYWRLRIGVGHPGVKSEVVNWVLKKPSQEHRVAIEDCIARCIKAVPELLKGEMEKATMMIHTSTPPRPKPPRKIDTED; from the coding sequence ATGATCAAATTGTTTGTAGGCTTGGGCAACCCAGGCCCTGAATACGAAGCCACCCGCCATAACGCCGGTTTCTGGTTTATTGACGCGCTCTCGCAAGAGCTGAAAGCCCCACTCAGCCTGGACAAGAGCTACCACGGCCAGGTCGCGCGCATCACGATCAACGGCCAGAACGTCTGGCTGCTCAAGCCGCTGACCTTCATGAATGTGTCCGGCAAATCGGTGGCGGCGCTTGCGCGCTTTTTCAAGGTCGCGCCAGAAGAGGTGCTAGTGGCGCACGACGAAATGGACATCGTGCCCGGCCAGGTCAAGCTCAAGTTCAGCGGCAGCCACGCCGGGCACAACGGCCTGCGCGACATCCACGCGCAACTGGGCACCGCCGACTACTGGCGGCTGCGCATTGGCGTGGGCCACCCGGGCGTGAAGTCCGAGGTGGTCAATTGGGTGCTGAAAAAGCCCTCACAGGAACATCGCGTGGCGATTGAGGACTGCATCGCCCGCTGCATCAAAGCCGTGCCGGAGCTGCTCAAGGGCGAGATGGAAAAGGCCACGATGATGATCCACACCAGCACGCCGCCACGGCCCAAGCCGCCGCGCAAGATCGATACGGAAGACTGA
- a CDS encoding YfhL family 4Fe-4S dicluster ferredoxin, giving the protein MALMITDECINCDVCEPECPNQAIYLGKEIYEIDPHKCTECVGHFDEPQCVQVCPVACIPLNPQHIETRETLWEKYQRLQTVIPVIAAR; this is encoded by the coding sequence ATGGCCCTGATGATCACCGACGAGTGCATCAACTGCGACGTCTGCGAACCCGAATGCCCCAACCAGGCGATTTACCTGGGCAAGGAAATCTACGAGATCGACCCGCACAAATGCACTGAATGCGTCGGCCATTTTGATGAGCCGCAGTGCGTACAGGTCTGCCCGGTGGCCTGCATTCCGCTGAACCCGCAGCACATTGAAACGCGGGAAACGCTTTGGGAAAAGTACCAGCGCCTGCAAACCGTCATCCCGGTGATAGCGGCCCGGTAG
- the coaD gene encoding pantetheine-phosphate adenylyltransferase, protein MATPRIAVYSGTFDPFTLGHDDVVRRAAGLFDQLVIAVAMAHHKKTLFTLNERVAQVQAATQGIAGVKVLPFDGLVVDFCAAQKATAVVRGIRNITDFDYEAQMAAMNRKLRPEVETVFLLPDAPLQCISSTLVREISKLGGDVGQMVSPAVASALAAAHKAGQTGKGG, encoded by the coding sequence ATGGCTACCCCTCGCATCGCTGTTTATTCCGGCACGTTTGACCCCTTCACACTGGGCCATGACGACGTGGTGCGCCGCGCGGCGGGGCTCTTCGACCAGCTGGTTATCGCGGTGGCCATGGCCCATCACAAGAAAACCCTCTTCACGCTGAACGAGCGCGTGGCGCAGGTGCAGGCCGCCACGCAGGGCATCGCCGGCGTGAAGGTGCTGCCGTTTGACGGCTTGGTCGTCGATTTTTGCGCGGCACAAAAGGCAACGGCCGTGGTGCGCGGCATTCGCAATATCACCGACTTTGACTACGAAGCGCAAATGGCGGCGATGAACCGCAAGCTGCGCCCCGAAGTCGAAACCGTGTTTTTGCTGCCCGACGCGCCGCTGCAATGCATCAGCAGCACGCTGGTGCGTGAGATCAGCAAACTGGGCGGCGATGTCGGCCAGATGGTGAGCCCGGCGGTGGCGTCCGCCCTGGCGGCGGCGCACAAAGCAGGTCAAACCGGCAAAGGGGGCTGA
- the rsmD gene encoding 16S rRNA (guanine(966)-N(2))-methyltransferase RsmD: MKYTPASSPAPAKTAAKPKGGKVVGRKTVPPGEIRIIGGLYKRTKLPVPSKPGLRPTPDRVRETLFNWLGQDLTGWRCIDVFAGTGALGFEAASRGAADVLLCEQDPALALQLKAVQAKLKADMCRIERGDGLSALKRVSPGSLQLVLLDPPFESALFESTLKAAAQAIGPTGVVYLEAPKPWSDEELAPLGLQVHRSGKAGAVHFHLLAGLGALEG; the protein is encoded by the coding sequence ATGAAATACACCCCCGCGTCATCCCCCGCGCCCGCCAAAACCGCGGCCAAACCCAAAGGCGGCAAGGTGGTGGGCCGCAAGACCGTTCCGCCCGGCGAGATCCGCATCATCGGCGGGCTGTACAAGCGCACCAAGCTGCCGGTGCCCAGCAAGCCCGGCCTTCGCCCCACGCCCGACCGCGTGCGCGAAACGCTCTTTAACTGGCTGGGCCAGGACCTGACGGGCTGGCGCTGCATTGACGTGTTTGCCGGCACCGGCGCGCTGGGCTTTGAGGCCGCCTCGCGTGGCGCCGCCGACGTGCTGCTGTGCGAGCAGGACCCGGCCCTGGCGCTGCAGCTCAAGGCGGTGCAGGCCAAGCTCAAGGCCGATATGTGCCGCATCGAGCGCGGCGACGGCCTGAGTGCCCTCAAACGCGTATCGCCAGGCAGCCTGCAGCTGGTGCTGCTGGATCCGCCCTTTGAGTCGGCGCTGTTCGAATCCACCCTCAAAGCCGCAGCCCAGGCCATAGGCCCGACCGGCGTGGTCTACCTGGAGGCGCCCAAGCCCTGGAGCGACGAAGAACTGGCGCCGCTGGGCCTGCAGGTGCACCGCAGCGGCAAGGCCGGGGCGGTGCATTTCCATTTGCTGGCCGGGCTGGGCGCGCTAGAGGGCTAA